The Emys orbicularis isolate rEmyOrb1 chromosome 21, rEmyOrb1.hap1, whole genome shotgun sequence genome has a segment encoding these proteins:
- the LENG1 gene encoding leukocyte receptor cluster member 1 codes for MNILPKKSWHVRNKDNVARVRRDEAQAQDEQRQREARALLAEQEARTEFLRKKARVSALPGPDGGSALAPSGDDSRHVDLFRDLEEGKGSKAGNKEYEEEKRREKERQEKAIGLLTYLGQSAAEAQTSPPWYQEAPDRSREAAVVTTQEQLKGRLDPLREMERHLRKKKGEGKKRKKEKEKPAGEKAAVGSAPLSLEQLRRERLQREQAEQARAEALLAGRQGEPQRGEEEEPDDRKRRYNSQFNPQLARRPRSWDEREQR; via the exons ATGAACATCCTGCCCAAGAAGTCGTGGCACGTGCGGAACAAGGACAATGTGGCCCGCGTGCGGCGGGACGAGGCGCAGGCGCAGGACGAGCAGCGACAGCGGGAGGCCCGGGCCCTGCTAGCCGAACAGGAG GCACGGACCGAGTTCCTGAGGAAGAAGGCACGGGTGTCTGCCCTGCCAGGACCCGATGGCGGCTCGGCGCTGGCCCCCAGTGGCGATGATTCACGCCATGTCGACCTCTTCCGGGACCTGGAGGAGGGCAAGGGCTCCAAGGCCGGGAACAAGGAGTATGAGGAGGAGAAGCGCAGGGAAAAG GAGCGGCAGGAGAAGGCTATCGGGCTGCTGACCTATCTGGGGCAGAGTGCGGCTGAGGCCCAGACCAGCCCGCCGTGGTACCAGGAAGCCCCTGACCGCAGCCGGGAGGCAGCTGTGGTGACCACGCAGGAGCAGCTGAAGGGCAGACTGGACCCGCTGCGGGAGATGGAGAGGCACCTGCGCAAgaagaaaggggaggggaagaagcgcaagaaggagaaagagaagccAGCAGGGGAGAAGGCGGCAGTGGG ctctgctcccctctccctggaGCAGCTGCGGCGGGAGCGGCTGCAGCGGGAGCAGGCCGAGCAAGCTCGGGCTGAAGCCCTGCTGGCCGGGCGCCAAGGGGAACCCCAacgtggggaggaggaggagccggaCGACAGGAAACGCCGCTACAACTCCCAGTTCAATCCGCAGCTGGCGCGCAGGCCCCGCAGCTGGGACGAGAGGGAGCAGCGCtga
- the CNOT3 gene encoding LOW QUALITY PROTEIN: CCR4-NOT transcription complex subunit 3 (The sequence of the model RefSeq protein was modified relative to this genomic sequence to represent the inferred CDS: deleted 1 base in 1 codon): MADKRKLQGEIDRCLKKVSEGVEQFEDIWQKLHNAANANQKEKYEADLKKEIKKLQRLRDQIKTWVASNEIKDKRQLIDNRKLIETQMERFKVVERETKTKAYSKEGLGLAQKVDPAQKEKEEVGQWLTNTIDTLNMQVDQFESEVESLSVQTRKKKGDKDKQDRIEGLKRHIEKHRYHIRMLETILRMLDNDSIQVDSIRKIKDDVEYYVDSSQDPDFEENEFLYDDLDLEDIPQALVATSPPSHSHLEDEIFNQSSSTPTSTTSSSPIPPSPANCTTENSEDDKKRGRSTDSEVSQSPAKNGSKSVHNNHPPPSPAVTPSYQLGSSSSTSSSLGNGPGSSSNGAVSNSSGSGGAGAKAIPATGHTPSTPTPYAQAVAPPPPGANASQPRPPSAQQNASKQNGATSYSSVVADSTSDSVLGSSGPALPSQPVAHNPPSSAAKEPSGAPAPPSASSGLLVPMTVNTPSSPTPSFSEAKPSQPLLNGPPQFSSTPEIKAPEPLSSLKSMAERAAIGSSIEDPVPSLHLAERDILISSTTSQPPSSQPPIQLSEVNIPLSLGVCPLGPVPLTKEQLYQQAMEEAAWHHMPHPSDSERIRQYLPRNPCPTPPYHHQMPPLHSDTVEFYQRLSTETLFFIFYYLEGTKAQYLAAKALKKQSWRFHTKYMMWFQRHEEPKTITDEFEQGTYIYFDYEKWGQRKKEGFTFEYRYLEDRDLQ, from the exons ATGGCTGACAAGAGGAAATTGCAAG GTGAGATCGATCGGTGTCTGAAGAAGGTCTCCGAGGGGGTGGAGCAGTTTGAGGATATTTGGCAGAAG CTCCACAATGCAGCCAACGCCAACCAGAAGGAGAAGTATGAAGCCGACCTGAAGAAGGAGATCAAGAAGCTCCAG aggcTGAGGGACCAGATCAAGACGTGGGTGGCTTCAAATGAGATCAAAGACAAGAGGCAGCTGATAGACAACCGGAAACTCATTGAGACG CAAATGGAGCGGTTCAAGGTGGTGGAGCGGGAGACCAAGACCAAAGCCTACTCCAAGGAGGGGTTGGGCCTGGCACAGAAAGTCGACCCTGCCcagaaggagaaggaagaggttGGCCAGTGGTTAACG aacaccaTCGACACGCTGAACATGCAGGTGGATCAGTTTGAGAGCGAGGTGGAGTCGCTCTCTGTGCAGACACGCAAGAAGAAG GGGGACAAGGAT AAGCAGGACCGGATCGAGGGGCTGAAGCGGCACATCGAAAAGCACCGGTACCACATCCGCATGCTGGAGACCATCCTCCGCATGCTGGACAACGACTCCATCCAGGTGGACTCGATCCGCAAGATCAAGGACGACGTGGAGTATTACGTGGACTCCTCGCAGGACCCCGACTTCGAGGAGAACGAGTTTCTCTACGACGACCTCGACCTAGAAGACATTC CGCAGGCTCTGGTAGCCACCTCCCCGCCCAGCCACAGCCACCTGGAGGACGAGATCTTCAACCAGTCCAGCAGCACTCCCACCTCCACCACCTCCAGCTCGCCCATTCCGCCCAGCCCTGCCAACTGCACGACG GAGAATTCGGAAGATGACAAGAAGAGGGGGCGGTCGACGGACAGCGAGGTCAGTCAG TCTCCTGCAAAGAACGGTTCAAAAAGCGTCCACAACAACCACCCCCCGCCCTCGCCAGCCGTCACACCCAGctaccagctgggcagcagctccagcaccTCGTCCTCACTGGGCAACGGCCCGGGCTCCAGCAGCAACGGAGCCGTGTCCAACAGCAGCGGGAGCGGGGGCGCCGGGGCCAAGGCCATCCCGGCCACTGGCCACacgcccagcacccccaccccctacgCCCAGGCCGtcgcgcccccgccccccggtgcCAACGCCTCGCAGCCCCGACCTCCCAGCGCCCAGCAGAACGCCAGCAAGCAGAACGGGGCCACCA GTTACAGCTCCGTGGTGGCTGACAGCACATCTGACTCCGTTCTCGGCAGCAGcggcccagcgctccccagccaGCCGGTGGCCCACAACCCGCCCAGCAGCGCTGC gaaAGAGCCCAGCGGAGCCCCCGCGCCCCCCAGTGCCAGCTCTGGCCTCCTGGTCCCCATGACGGTGAATACCCCGAGCTCCCCGACCCCTTCCTTCTCCGAGGCCAAGCCGAGCCAGCCGCTGCTCAACGGCCCGCCCCAGTTCAGCTCCACGCCAGAAATCAAG GCGCCCGAGCCCCTGAGCAGCTTGAAATCCATGGCAGAGCGAGCAGCCATCGGATCCAGTATAGAGGACCCAGTGCCATCTCTCCACCTGGCTGAAAGGg ACATTTTAATTAGTAGCACGACCTCGCAGCCGCCCTCCAGCCAGCCGCCTATCCAGCTGTCGGAGGTGAacatccccctctccctggggGTCTGCCCCCTGGGACCGGTGCCCCTCACCAAGGAGCAGCTCTACCAGCAGGCCATGGAGGAGGCAGCCTGGCACCACATGCCTCACCCCTCGGACTCAGAGAGGATCCG gcaGTACctgccccggaacccctgcccgaCCCCCCCTTACCACCACCAGATGCCTCCGCTGCACTCGGACACCGTGGAGTTCTACCAGCGGCTCTCGACGGAGACGCTCTTCTTCATCTTCTACTATCTGGAG GGTACCAAGGCACAGTACCTGGCGGCCAAAGCCCTCAAGAAGCAGTCGTGGAGGTTCCACACCAAGTACATGATGTGGTTCCAGCGGCACGAGGAGCCCAAGACCATCACGGATGAGTTTGAGCAG GGCACGTACATCTACTTCGACTATGAGAAATGGGGCCAGCGGAAGAAGGAAGGTTTCACTTTCGAGTACCGCTATCTAGAAGACCGCGACCTGCAGTGA